The proteins below are encoded in one region of Megalops cyprinoides isolate fMegCyp1 chromosome 14, fMegCyp1.pri, whole genome shotgun sequence:
- the LOC118789491 gene encoding transmembrane protein 50B — translation MAGFLDNFRWPECECIDWGERRNTVASVVAGVLFFTGWWIMIDAAVCYPSQEKLNHAFHTCGVFSTLAFFMINAVSNGQVRGDTYGEGCLGRTGARLWLFIGFMMMFGSLIASMWILFGAYVVPKKEVYPGLAVFFQNALIFFSTLIYKFGRTEDLWG, via the exons ATGGCCGGGTTCCTGGACAACTTCCGGTGGCCAGAGTGCGAGTGCATCGACTGGGGCGAGAGACGCAACACCGTGGCCTCCGTCGTCGCCGGAGTGCTG TTCTTCACTGGCTGGTGGATTATGATTGATGCAGCAGTGTGTTACCCATCACAGGAGAAGCTCAACCACGCCTTCCACACGTGTGGAGTCTTCTCTACACTTGCCTTCTTCAT GATTAATGCAGTGTCCAATGGCCAGGTGCGGGGGGACACCTACGGAGAGGGCTGCCTAGGCAGGACAG GAGCACGGCTCTGGCTCTTCATCGGCTTCATGATGATGTTCGGCTCCCTCATCGCCTCCATGTGGATCCTGTTCGGAGCCTACGTTGTGCCCA AGAAGGAGGTGTACCCAGGACTGGCCGTGTTCTTTCAGAATGCCTTGATATTTTTCAG CACGCTGATCTACAAGTTTGGAAGGACGGAAGATTTGTGGGGTTGA